From Pseudopipra pipra isolate bDixPip1 chromosome 9, bDixPip1.hap1, whole genome shotgun sequence, a single genomic window includes:
- the SEC22B gene encoding vesicle-trafficking protein SEC22b — MVLLTMIARVADGLPLAASMQEDEQSGRDLQQYQSQAKQLFRKLNEQSPTRCTLEAGAMAFHYIIEKGVCYLVLCEAAFPKKLAFAYLEDLHSEFDEQHGKKVPTVSRPYSFIEFDTYIQKTKKLYIDSRARRNLGSINTELQDVQRIMVANIEEVLQRGEALSALDSKANNLSSLSKKYRQDAKYLNMRSTYAKLAAVAVFFIMLIVYVRFWWL, encoded by the exons aTGGTGTTGCTCACGATGATCGCCCGTGTGGCGGACGGGCTCCCCCTGGCCGCCTCCATGCAGGAGGACGAGCAG tCAGGCCGCGACCTGCAGCAGTACCAGAGCCAAGCGAAGCAGCTCTTCCGCAAGCTGAACGAGCAGTCCCCGACGAGATGCACCCTGGAGGCGGGAGCCATGGCTTTCCA CTACATCATCGAGAAGGGGGTGTGTTACCTGGTCCTGTGTGAAGCTGCATTCCCCAAGAAACTGGCCTTTGCATATCTGGAAGACTTGCACTCAGAGTTTGATGAGCAGCATGGCAAGAAGGTTCCAACAGTCTCCAGGCCCTATTCCTTCATTGAATTTG ACACCTACATCCAGAAAACCAAGAAGCTCTACATTGATAGCCGGGCGAGGAGGAACCTGGGCTCCATCAACACAGAGCTGCAAGATGTGCAGAGGATTATGGTGGCCAACATTGAGGAAGTCTTACAGCGAGGAGAGGCACTTTCAG CTCTTGATTCCAAGGCCAACAACCTGTCCAGTTTGTCCAAGAAGTACCGTCAGGACGCCAAGTACCTGAACATGCGTTCCACATACGCCAAGCTGGCGGCCGTAGCTGTGTTTTTTATCATGCTGATCGTCTACGTGAGGTTCTGGTGGCTGTGA